Proteins found in one Coffea eugenioides isolate CCC68of chromosome 5, Ceug_1.0, whole genome shotgun sequence genomic segment:
- the LOC113771557 gene encoding uncharacterized protein LOC113771557 — translation MRLKALLQESNGGKLKRGTIRNIASLFKTSVRTVQRIWKLAAITSTDGRVDVSRRFSKRCGRKRVDIDFTLIMAIPLRRRTNIRSLSSEMKVSKSTLHRRIKEGAIRPHSNALKPQLTDQNKQVRLNFCLSMLEPESLNSNPTFMSMFNVVHIDEKWFYMTKECEKYYLHPQEEEPLRTCKSKKFIVKVMFLAAVARPRFDCSGNPTFDGKIGIFPFVFKEPAKRSSKNRMAGFACNTC, via the exons ATGAGATTAAAAG CTTTATTACAGGAAAGTAATGGCGGTAAATTGAAAAGGGGAACCATCAGGAACATTGCAAGCCTATTTAAAACAAGTGTTAGGACAGTTCAGAGAATTTGGAAGCTAGCAGCAATTACTTCTACAGATGGAAGAGTTGATGTATCACGCAGATTTTCTAAAAGATGCGGAAGAAAACGAGTGGATATTGATTTTACTTTGATCATGGCAATTCCTCTCCGGCGTCGGACAAACATCAGGTCACTTTCCAGTGAAATGAAAGTGTCCAAATCAACCCTTCACCGACGAATTAAAGAAGGTGCTATAAGGCCACACTCAAATGCACTCAAACCACAATTGACAGATCAGAATAAGCAAGTAAGGCTTAACTTTTGCTTGTCAATGCTTGAACCAGAAAGTCTCAACAGCAATCCAACATTTATGAGTATGTTCAATGTTGTGCATATTGATGAAAAGTGGTTTTACATGACTAAAGAATGTGAAAAATATTATCTTCATCCTCAAGAAGAAGAACCTCTTAGGACATGTAAGAGCAAAAAGTTCATTGTGAAAGTTATGTTCCTAGCTGCTGTTGCTCGACCACGTTTTGACTGCTCTGGTAACCCAACATTTGATGGGAAAATTGggatttttccttttgtattCAAAGAACCAGCAAAGAGGAGTAGTAAAAATCGTATGGCAG GTTTTGCCTGCAATACATGCTAA